CTTGGGGAACTTCTTGCCGAGCCAGGCCAGCAGGGGGCGTCCGCCCTTGCGGCCGATGGCGTAACCGATCGAGTCGCCGATGATGGCGCCGGCGCTGGCGCACGCTCCGAGGATGAAGGGGTCGATGTCGCCGTGCTGGGAGGCGAGCAGCGCGGAGGAGACCAGGATGATCTCGCCCGGCAGCGGGATGCCCAGGCTCTCCAGGCCGATCACCACACCCACCAGTGCGTAGATGGCGACCGCGGGTACCGTCTCGAGCCATTCCTGGACGTGCAACGCCGCTTCCTCCCGATTCGCGCCCTGCTTCATTTCCCGGCGTGCGCCCGGAGCCGGGCGCACGCCGGGAAGCCTACCGGGTCACACTGGCACCACGGCGTCCCACAGGTTGCAGGGCGTTCACCGGGTGCTCGCCCGGGTGTCGCGCAGGAACACGGCGCTGGTCAGGACGCCCAGGAGCACGATGGCCGCGTTCACGGCGATGGCTGCCTTCAGGCCGTCAAGGATCGCCGCCGTGCCGGTTCCGGTCATGGCCGCGGCGGCGACCGCGGCCATGACGGGCGTTCCCATGGTGATGCCGACCTGCTGGGTCATGGTGGCGAGGCCGGTGGCCAGTCCCTGCTCGTGGTCGGCGAGACCGGAGGTGGCTGTGACCATGAAACCGACGATGACGAGCATGTTGCCCACGCCGCCGGCGAAGGTGGCGACCAACACCAACCACATCCAGGACCGGTCGTCGCCGAGTCCGAGGAGTGCGGCCGTGAACACGGTCTGCAGGATGCCGCCCACGATCAGCGTCGGCCTGCTGCCGGCCCTCCCGATGACCTTCGGGGCGATGGTGCCGCCGACGACCGTGCCGACGCCGAGCACACCGAAGGACAGGCCGGCCGCCAGCGGGGAGAAGCCGAGCACTTCCTGGAGGTAGAGGGTCAGCAGGAAGACGAGGGAGGTCTCGGTGAGGAACGCGATCAGACCGGCGACATTGCCCCAGGCCACCGACCGCTTGCGGAGCACGCCGAGCGGCACCAGCGGCGCGGGCACCCTGGCCTCCACGGCGTAGAACACCAGCAGCAGCACCGCTCCGGCAGCCAGCGACAGCAGCGCCTGCGCCGAGCCCCAGCCGTGCTCACCGGCCTGGGTGAAGCCGAAGACGACGGCGAGGAGACCGAGCGTCACGCTGACGGCGCCGGGCACGTCCAGCTTCGGGCGCTCGTCGGGCCGGGACTCCTGGATGACCGTCGGGGCGACGAACAGGACGACCAGGGCCACGGGCACGTTGATGAAGAACGCCCAGCGCCACGACAGCAGGTCCGTGAGCAGACCGCCGAGGACGGCTCCGGTGGTGAACCCGGCGGACATCAGCGCCCCGTTGAGGCCGAGCGCCTTCTCACGCAGCGGCCCCTCCGGGAACGAGGTCGTCAGCAGTGACAGGCCGGCCGAGGTCACCGCTGCCGTGGCCAGGCCCTGGAAGACCCGCGCCGCGATCAGCATCTCCGGGCTCTGCGCCAGGCCGCCCACCAGCGAGGCAGCGGCGAGCACCACGAGACCGCCGAGGAACAGCCGCCGCCGGCCGAACAGGTCCGCGACCCGGCCGAAGAGCAGCGTGAAGCCGGCCGCGCAGAGGGCGAAGGCGGTGGCGATCCACTGGAGGTGCGTCAGCGAGAAGCCCAGGCCCGCACCGATCACCGGCAGTGCAACGTTCAGGATCGAGAAGTCCACGGCGAGCATGAACTGGGCGGCGAGCAGCAGCACCAGCACGAGCTTCAGCCGGGGGGTGAGTGCGGTGGCCGGAGCCACGGTGACGGACATCGTGTCGAGTCCCTTTCTCTCACGCGGCGTTGCGAGGCGTTGTGGAGAAAGAGGCTCGTCGGCCCTCGGCATCCCAGCCAGAACCCTCTGCCGGGCAGCAAGCGCGAGGGTAGTCATCACATGACCACCCTCGCGGCATCCGGACGCCGGGCACCGTTGGCATCATGGGGGTCGAAGCGGCCCACCACCCGGGAGGCATCGATGGACGCCCCGTCCGAGCTGGGGGACTTCCTCAAGTCCCGCCGTGCCGCCCT
This genomic window from Streptomyces sp. DG2A-72 contains:
- a CDS encoding MFS transporter; the protein is MSVTVAPATALTPRLKLVLVLLLAAQFMLAVDFSILNVALPVIGAGLGFSLTHLQWIATAFALCAAGFTLLFGRVADLFGRRRLFLGGLVVLAAASLVGGLAQSPEMLIAARVFQGLATAAVTSAGLSLLTTSFPEGPLREKALGLNGALMSAGFTTGAVLGGLLTDLLSWRWAFFINVPVALVVLFVAPTVIQESRPDERPKLDVPGAVSVTLGLLAVVFGFTQAGEHGWGSAQALLSLAAGAVLLLVFYAVEARVPAPLVPLGVLRKRSVAWGNVAGLIAFLTETSLVFLLTLYLQEVLGFSPLAAGLSFGVLGVGTVVGGTIAPKVIGRAGSRPTLIVGGILQTVFTAALLGLGDDRSWMWLVLVATFAGGVGNMLVIVGFMVTATSGLADHEQGLATGLATMTQQVGITMGTPVMAAVAAAAMTGTGTAAILDGLKAAIAVNAAIVLLGVLTSAVFLRDTRASTR